Sequence from the Asterias amurensis chromosome 14, ASM3211899v1 genome:
GTAGGGCAAAGAAGGGGAGGGAGTCCAGCGTATTGAGCATTATTTATGGGGCTAGGAGTTGAACCAAAGCTCACAATAAGGCCAACCTATAACCACCATAACTCTCTTTGGCATTAAAGTGTACCATACCTCTAGTTTATTCAGGTTATTCTCAAAGCAGTGTGGAATCAGCTACATTTTGGTAATTTAAAGCATTATTTTGGATAAGTGTGTTGACAATATAACAAGTAACCAAAAAAACTGAAAGCACGATCATGGTATTATTTTCGTAATGGGAAATATCAATAAAAATAACGgaacacaattgagaaaaaaaaaagtgtagtcactaaacctttttttttttttttttctcagttgtGTTCCGTTATTTTTATTGATATTTCCCATTGCCTGCTCAGCATATCCAGTTTATTTTGTATCTAATTATTTTTTCGTGCCATGTTTGCTTTTAAATGATTGTCTTAATCAGCTTTTTATTTCCTGTTTACTTCTATTTTgcctagtttttgttttgtttgcatttgaTTTTGTTACTCCCTACGTGAAATCTTTTGGAGTTTGATGTTTGTGTTGTATATATTCTTGCCATGCCTTTATTAAAAGATTGGTCTGGGGGATTGCAGTTGGAGACCGGTCCATTTTTGATTTAGGGGTAAACATTTAATTTTTCAGTGCCTCTGTTTTATTTTTGGTGCATGAAGTGGATTGGTCCCTGACTGCGGTCCTTTGGATTGACTTTAAATCCCTCCCATTGAGAGTGAACTGTTTTCTAAATAATCTCCGTTTTTGAGTGTTATAGTTTTTacgccattttaattttgattgtaatgttttactcatatgtttaattaattacttttaagTAACTGTTCTCACCCTTTATAGGAGTGTACAGTACTTCTCCCTCTCAGTCTTTCTGTGTAAGATTTAGGcaattttaaatagtaatgtaatgttttactccaaatttttaactatgtaactgttcatgtaattctgctgctggcagcgaattgaatagaattttaataaaccattgaataataataataatcctaCTGCCactatttcatttatttaaaattaatatagTATCTTATCTACTCAAGTGTGGTATTTTTTAATCGATGAGAGTAATATGGCAATGGTAATGATATGAGTGTACAGACATTTTCATGCATGATCATACCATTGCCCAACGACCAATCTTGAGATTCAAAACAATAACCCGCTCAGTTCAGAGCTTTGcttgtttctacctccatgtttttttttttttttttttttgggggggggggtggggggagatATTTGTGTGTTTAATTTTTACATTCATGCACTGATAGGTGAAATCCAAACCAATCAATAGGCCTATATGATAAACACAATACTAgagttctgttttttgtttcttcgaATTTAgatcattattttgtaattatgTGATATATTATTCTTTTAGGTAAGGAAGGGTTTCCAAAGCCTTCTCTCGCAGCGGCAGTTGCTGGATGTAGCCCGGGCTGATCGCATCGTAGGCCCCGGGCGCTCACCGGCGGTAGACAGGGGAACGGAAAACCTGATACTAATGAGGAGGTATAGAACGCAAGGCGGCCAACATGTGAGTGGAAAATAAGTACCATTGCTGTTTTTTATTCTCTTGCCTAGTTCGACAGAAATACTTGACAACCAATATATTTATTCCACTCGATATTATCTCATAATCCACCCTGTCATAGGCCTACTGACCATCCCCTGTCCTCACCacttactcctattggttcacagccaccaattgtttctaaAATATAAACTTTGGTTGGCTTTAATTTTCCCGCCTTTTTTTCTGGATCCCTTCCCTTTATCCTTTGcctcttttttttctataaatggatatgtatttgtttgtacttgttgttTATGCATATGAAGAAGGTAAaaaaggccatctaccctactcattttatttgacatttaatatcaaaagagggcgctgtcggAAAACATTTGTACACAGTTCTCtgctagaaaaaaataaacaaaactgaacAAAGATGaacattcaatttaaaataacTGTGACAAACTTGACTTGATTGAGCCACTGAAGGAACATGATTCATCAGAAatcagaaacaaaacaatttacttTTCTTCTTGTTGCTGCACATGAACTTTTAAATTCTAAAAAATGAACGTACTAGGGACAAGTGTAAACAgactatttttaaaaagtgaaagaATAATTGTGTAAATGTTCTTGCTTATCGGACTCAAGTTCCGATGGCCTAGTTatcagagtgtggattcgaacctgggccatgacacctgtgtccttgagGTAGGGAGGCATTAAACCATAACTGCTTCTCCTACCCCGGGTGAATCGTTACCTACAAAGAGGACTGACACATTATTGCATTTGATTGATACTTTGACGCTTATTTTAAAAGCAGGGTCTAATTAACAGAATAGTTTTGTTGTAGAGCGCCTTGATCTGGCCACTGGGAAATGATCACTATATAAAAACCATGTACCATTATTATTCTGTAGTACACTAAGACTGAAGAAATATGTGTCTATCAAATAAGTACTTATGTTTTCCCCTTATTATGTCAAATGTACGGGTAGATTGTGATAACTTTACAATAATATAGGTGATAACTTGTTATATTTAAGAGATAAATTATGATAAATTACGTTCTCTTCAATCTACAAAGTTTCCGTGTGAGTCTGGAGGAAACATTCAGttttaaaacagaaaaataactttttaattttttatttgcagcCTCTGTCCTCCTCGCCAAGACAGCTATTTCAACCAACTCCTTCAATGCCACATCCGTCTTCAAAGAAACAGGAtaccaacaaacaaaccattGATCACAATGGAAACCATGGGAACCAGCCAACCACTCAAACACCGTACAGACGACCTCACACTGGATTCCATGCAGTGAGACCGTTCACTTCTGGAGGTCGACGGAGGGCTGGTAACCCTCATAGTCCACGTGGGAAGAGTCCCCATAGGGCGGAGTCAGGAGGAGGTGACATATCAATGTCATCAAGTGAGAAAACGACAACCAGAGCAAAGACCGCAACTGGAGTCAGGCAGAACCAGATCAAACTGGATCAATCGAGCCAAAACCAGGGACAGAACAGTGAAGGCCAGCCCAAACCGGTTCAGACCAGTACCAACCGGAACAGCGTTGACACAGATGACACTGATACAGACGATGACACTGTAAAAGGAGCATCACGTCCTCGCTCAAAAAGTGCATTTGGGATCGATCAAATAAGTATCCCGACTTACCCCATCGAAGAGGAAATGATGAACATGCATTTTTTCACCGGCCCAACTATGACGTCACGTCGGTTCAGCGGCTCAATGCAAGGGCGCCCTCAAACTGCCAGCGCGGCAGTCTTGCACGGTCGGTCAAGACGAGAGCTAAGTCGCTTGACACATATTGACGCCATCACCGCTTCTGAGATGGCACTGAGGAGGAAAGTGTGGCTTGCTAGACATGATGCCAAGAGCAATGTAGGGGAGGCTGCTCTCCAACAACGAATACAAGAGTTTATTACAAAACTTGATACAGACAAACGAAAGAGAGAGGAACAAAATTGGATGATGTTTGAAACTGAGGACAAGCGAGAAGATTTGGTTTTGCCTGCTGTTTAAGTTCAGCTGTTAATATATAAAGTAGTTCAAAAGTATCATACAACTTTATCccaataatattatttgttttttactccAACTACTTTTGGTAAAGTAACTGCATCAGGGGTCGAATCCACAACGAGTTGGGACTATAGTCCTACTAGTCCTAGGAAACGTAAAGGCTAGTCccaagtaaggacgagtaactcgtcctaactcgagataagactaatcttaactcTGTGAAAACCACCCCCAGGTAAAAAGgatatattttcatgtttaccCTATATGAATGTGCTATACGCATGGTATACTTATTTGCTTTCCCCCGAGTCCCATGGAAAACAATCCACAGGCTACtactcaagtgggattcgaacccctgacCTCTGTCATTCAGACAACACAATCAGACAGTATGCAGGTTTTACTGTGTGTACTGTGTgcagatgcattcaccacatcaaatattgcaggctggtataGTTTTTATATCAATTGAAATCAtggtggatgatattgaatggacactatatagacctttatcacgctgtcaacATCTTGGTAATATTCCccgtttccataacagtaatgaatgctagcATTCGTTgcacaaacatggcaccagactattatttcgtccagcctcaagtttggttacaatgagttggaatggagtaaaatcaagacggccacactgtgataaaggtctacaaGAGGGTGGAATGTACTGTGTAGATACATTCACAATACAGTGTCATTCAAAAATAAAGTGGATGGTATGGAATGGTCAGAAagtgctggggtggatttcacaaaggtagtcctaacttaggactagtcctaagcaatgctaagagataggaccagtcctaagttaggatgagttactggtcctaacttaggaccagtcctatctcttagcattgcttaggactagtcctaagttaggactacctttgtgaaatccaccccaggacagTTTTTTATTGACTTTTTTCTGCCAGTCAACATGTTAtcagcttcttcttttttaggCTTGATGGTCTAGTATTAGTGTCTACTGTATAGATGCATTCACTACATTAGTGAgtgtgataacaaatttatcttccagcctCATTACGTCAATGAGGTTAggttttgttttggtgttttggTTTTTGCACGCGCagagtttagaatgtaatttttgcactgaccGTTTGCGGAGCGTGACGCACTGACAATTACAcagagtgcaatataaaaaTTGGGAGTAGGTTTAATATAGCTTTTTATATCACACTCCGGTTCGAGCATCCGATTGGAGGGTTAGCACTTACTGGAAGATaagatatcatattgcaggctggcatagtgtaTCTTTCCTTTAGAGCCAAGATGGATAAATATTGAATGATCAGGAAGTACttggccctatttcatagagctgctttagcaaaaaaagtagctaagcacaacaacattttttgcttaccagaataaggttaccagccaatccACCATGTCGcgtgtacagtttgtgactggtatcctgctcatttctgcttagcagacaattgttaagcattatgttctgcttgagcagctctataaaattgggcacaggttgGTTATCATTTGAACTTTTTAATCAGCTTTTTTTCTGTCAGTGAACAATCACCAAGCCTGTGAGGGGAACACACTGCCTGAAACTATatctaaaaatattatttcaagaccAATCGACTAATGTGGAATTCGAACCCTCCCTCCAGATTACAGTACGCGAGTGCTCTACCACTGTCGTACCTTACCAAGCATTAGAAATTCTAAACAGAAAGGAGACaaataattacatttttttctgctggtgttttctttttaatgacAACCGGATACTGTAACTTGtacagaattcaaacagttttttAAACGTTGTAAACTTTTTAGAAGTAAGGCTATTGCAAAAAAAGTTACAGCCCGTAGAGAAATATTTTGGTAATAAATCTCATCGAGAATTTATGGACTGAGATTGGTTGAGAGCCTGTGTGTTATAATAATGTATACAATTTCTGAATTCAAACCACTCTTTAAAACCATGTCACCTATCCAAGGCACAACTTTTTTGTTGTAACCCCGTTTAGTAACTTTACTATATTATTGTTACTGTTTATGGCAAAATGCTCAGGACGCACTATTGTTTAATTCATATAAACCATCCACTGAATCTGTTCTTGGTGCAGACACTTTTTGCCTAGAGCTGCATGGAAAACTGCTCACAAACACATCGCAAGCTAGTTAATTAAGACTGGGGTTTAGTTCAATCCTCATCTTGTCCTCCTTTCCTAGCCCCAACTCCATTCCCAGAtaacagggcccagtttcatggctctgcttaccgcaagcaaaaaatcagcgcttacagaagcagggaattctgtgcttatgtcaACCATATTTCGTGGGTTAGCaaggaatttttatttttgtgtgactGCTACTCCACGTTtcaaggcattctttgcttacacagctagcgcataaATTTagtgcttgcacagtaagcagagattGCTGAACGTAAGCGCAtaatttggcagtaagcagagccattgggcccaggggccgatttcacaaagagctaagattgatcttaacttcaAAATCATTCAAAGTTGCTAAATAAAGTGTGatatcacaatacaaatctctGTCACTACTGAGAATTTGTCTTGCAGGGaatttttattgctttgtgaaatcaggctccgggatcgatttcacaaagagtaagaaCTAAgagctagtcctaactcgagaagactggtctttaataactctttgtgaaatcgggccctggtctCCTGTTCTTGAGTGCTACCTGTAGTTGTAATCAAACATGCCAGGGATTCTCTGACAGATGTTGTAGTATGCGTGGCACATCAGGTTAAAGTCTTCCATGGTTAACAGCATCGGCCGCTGAGTTGGATCAATCTTAGTCACTTGAAATATCTCATCGGTTAGGTCTTGTCTCTCCAGAGGGAACAAACTCCTAAAGAAGTAAAAGGGTTGAAGACATTTTAAAGGT
This genomic interval carries:
- the LOC139947130 gene encoding uncharacterized protein, which codes for MAGNSIRFTTAMDDGRPTKDPPVTEEGQSGRGGGFYDNSDAKLANKTEDHRLTLAIEGIRLEKYRSVIDIDDDKKKVRKGFQSLLSQRQLLDVARADRIVGPGRSPAVDRGTENLILMRRYRTQGGQHPLSSSPRQLFQPTPSMPHPSSKKQDTNKQTIDHNGNHGNQPTTQTPYRRPHTGFHAVRPFTSGGRRRAGNPHSPRGKSPHRAESGGGDISMSSSEKTTTRAKTATGVRQNQIKLDQSSQNQGQNSEGQPKPVQTSTNRNSVDTDDTDTDDDTVKGASRPRSKSAFGIDQISIPTYPIEEEMMNMHFFTGPTMTSRRFSGSMQGRPQTASAAVLHGRSRRELSRLTHIDAITASEMALRRKVWLARHDAKSNVGEAALQQRIQEFITKLDTDKRKREEQNWMMFETEDKREDLVLPAV